The Staphylococcus sp. 17KM0847 DNA segment ATCAGGTGGTCATTGGAGGAGACTCTGCAGGTGCTCAAATTAATAGTCAGTTTGCAGCGATACAAACCAATACACAATTGAGACAGCAGATGAACTTTCCACAGCAATTTTTACCAGAGCAAATTAAAGGTGCTATATTTTTAGGTGGTTTTTACGATATGAAAACGGTTCGTGCAACTGAGTTTCCACGTATCGATTTATTTATGAAGAGTTATACAGGTGTAGCAGATTGGGAGAAAAACTTTAAAAACATTGCAGAAATGTCTACGATTGATCAACTGACACCTCATTATCCATCAACTTATCTGTCTGTGGGTGATGCAGATCCATTTGCAAGTCAAAACAAAGTATTTGCCAAGGCTTTACGTGATGAAGATGTTGCTGTTGATACTCAATTTTATAATGGATCACACCATTTGAGACATCAATATCAATTTCATTTAGACAAACCGGAGTCAAAAGAGAATATTAAACGTATTTTAAGCTTTTTAAGCAGACATACAAGTCAAACCAGAAGTACGGATAGAATAAATGGTGATACCGTACATACAGAGATTCATTTAAATCCATATAATGAGTTATAATAGTGTGAGGATTGTTTTATGCAGAGTTATAATATTCTGTATAAGAACGATCCTCCTTTTTTAGTTATTATTAGATTGATAACAATTTCAACGAGGTGGCATATCATAGACATAGTATATCGAGGTATGCGTTATAGAAGGTGAAAAGTAATGAAAATATTGTTAGTGGAAGATGATCAAACATTATGCCTACAAATTAAAGAAGCTTTGAATCGATGGGACTTTGAAGTCGTAACAGTAACTGATTTTGGACAAGTTATAGAGATTTATGAACAAAGTATGCCACAAATAGTTGTAATGGACGTAACATTGCCTAAATATGATGGCTTTTATTGGACGCGTGAAATTCGACAACGCTCTAATGTTCCTATCATTTTCCTGTCATCACGTGATAGTCCAATGGATCAGGTGATGAGTATGGAATTAGGAGCAG contains these protein-coding regions:
- a CDS encoding alpha/beta hydrolase, whose protein sequence is MTNHRKRWIVIASIILLVIAGLVTGYFFEHHEKRQEKNEVTIQNKNVSVFTNITYMESLPNSQLDILMPTRVNADDKLPVIFWAHGGGFIAGDKQYKNPLLAQIAEHGYVVVNVNYALAPAYQYPTPLIQMRNAVQFIKTNEQHLPVDLDQVVIGGDSAGAQINSQFAAIQTNTQLRQQMNFPQQFLPEQIKGAIFLGGFYDMKTVRATEFPRIDLFMKSYTGVADWEKNFKNIAEMSTIDQLTPHYPSTYLSVGDADPFASQNKVFAKALRDEDVAVDTQFYNGSHHLRHQYQFHLDKPESKENIKRILSFLSRHTSQTRSTDRINGDTVHTEIHLNPYNEL